The Fusobacterium periodonticum 1_1_41FAA genomic sequence AGTCCTCCTAAAAATCCAGCTCCTTAGCTTGCCATATATCCTGCAACAGCCCCTGGCATAAATCCTGGTTTATCAGCAATACTCATAGCAATAAATCCAGCAAGAACAGGTATTAAGAAATGGAAAGCTCCTCCACCAACACCATATAGTAATTTAAATAATTCATTTTGTCCCATAAATCTTTCAACTATGAATGAAAGGGCAAGTAAAATTCCTCCACCAATTACGAACGGAAGCATATTAGAAACTCCATTCATAATACTTTTATAAATGATTCTTCCTATTGAATCATTTGCTTGAGAATCTTCTTCTGTGTTATCACTAGCTTCTGCTTTAAATACAGGAACTTCATTATTTAAAACTTTTTTAATTAAAGCTTCAGCATTCTTTATAGCATCTGCTGTACTTGTAACTATAACTTTTCTATCATTGAAACGAGCTGTTTCAACTTTTTTATCTGCTGCAACTATTATTCCAACAGCCTCATCTATATCATTTGCAGTTAGGTTATTTTTTATTCCATCTGCACCATTAGTTTCAACTTTAACATCTACTCCTAATTTTTCTCCAGCTTCTTTCAATGCTGCTTCAGCCATATACGTATGTGCAATTCCTGTTGGACAAGCAGTTACTGCAAGAATTCTCTTTTTGTTTGTAACTTGTGTTTCTTTAACTTCTTCTTTAGGACTTTCTTGTGGTTTTTCTGAATATTTATCAACTAAAGCATAAACTTCATCAGGACTTCCACAAGTTAATAATCCTTTTGTAAAATCATCATTTAATAACATCTTTGATAATTTTGCAAGTGTTTCTATATGTAAATCATGAGCTCCTTCAGAAGCGGCTATCATAAAGAATATATGAACTGGTTCTCCATCTAGTGCATCATAATCAACACCTTTATTAGATCTTGCAAATAAAACTGAAGGACTGTTTACAACAGAAGTTTTAGCATGAGGCATTGCTATTCCTTCACCTAAACCTGTTGAACTTCTTTCTTCTCTTTTTAAAATTAAATTTTTAAATACATCAGCATCTGAAACTATATTTTTTTCTTTTAACCTTGCTATCATTTCGTCAATAGCTTCCATCTTTGTATTTGCTTTTAAATCCATTATCATTAAATCTTTTTTTAGTAAATCTTTAATTTCCATAATGCTCCTTTTCAATAACTAATTTTTTAGATATTTCTTCAATAAATTCTAACTCACCAATATCTTCTGAAAAACTTGTTGCTGTTCCACAAGCCACTGCAAATCTAAATGCTTTTTCTACATCATTTTCTTTTAGCATATAATTTACAAAACCTGCTACAACAGAGTCTCCAGCTCCCACAGTATTAACAACACTTTCCTTTGCCTTGAATGGTTGAGCGAAAAGTGAAAAATCTTTAGCTATGTATAATGCTCCCTCACCACCAAGAGATATAATTACATTTTCTGCCATGCCAACTAAGTTAGCTCTAACATAATCTATAATTTCTTTATTATCTTTAAACTCTCTTTTAGCATATTCTTTTAATTCATCTTTATTAGGTTTTATTAAAAATGGTTTGTATTTTAAAGACTTTTTAAAAGTTTCTCCACTACTATCGAGAGTGAATTTTACTGAATTTTCATTTAAAATTTCTATTATATTTATATAAAAATCATTTCCCAAATTGCTAGGTACTGAACCTGATAAAATTACAAAATCATCACTTTTAATTTTTCTGATTTTATCTAAAAACTCTTCTTTTTCTTTTTCTGAAATCTTTGGACCTGGACAATTAATTTCAGTTTCTTCTTCTGTTTTTAATTTTACATTTATTCTAGTATTTTCTTCAACAGTTACAAAATCTGAAGGTATATTTAATCTCTTTAGATTTTCTTCTATAAATGCTCCTGTAAATCCCCCTAAAAAACCAAGATTCACACATTCTGTTCCTACATTTTTTAAGAGTTTAGATACCATTATCCCTTTCCCACCAGCAAAAAAATTATCTTCATAGGCTCTATTAGTTTCACCTATTTGAAAATCTTTCACTCTGACAATAAAATCAATGGAGGGATTTAAAGTTACTGAATATATCATTCGTTCACCTTC encodes the following:
- the pfkB gene encoding 1-phosphofructokinase; this translates as MIYSVTLNPSIDFIVRVKDFQIGETNRAYEDNFFAGGKGIMVSKLLKNVGTECVNLGFLGGFTGAFIEENLKRLNIPSDFVTVEENTRINVKLKTEEETEINCPGPKISEKEKEEFLDKIRKIKSDDFVILSGSVPSNLGNDFYINIIEILNENSVKFTLDSSGETFKKSLKYKPFLIKPNKDELKEYAKREFKDNKEIIDYVRANLVGMAENVIISLGGEGALYIAKDFSLFAQPFKAKESVVNTVGAGDSVVAGFVNYMLKENDVEKAFRFAVACGTATSFSEDIGELEFIEEISKKLVIEKEHYGN